From the Mus musculus strain C57BL/6J chromosome 10, GRCm38.p6 C57BL/6J genome, the window aagagggcatcagatcccattacgggtggttgtgagccaccatgtggttggtgggatttgaactcaggacctctggaagagtggccagtgttcttaactgctgagccatctctctagccctggtgcCTGCTTCCTCCAAAGGAAGTTGAAGGCCATGTTCACCTGCACCTAATACTTAAGGTCACTTGGCTCCTGAAGGAAACTGAAGACTGTTTGCTTTCAAGGTAATTTCACAGTGAGGTGAAGGACACTTGCCCACTGATGTAGGAGTCATCTTGCCAAGGTCATGGACTCTCATGCAATATTGGCCTCCAGACAACCACTGTCCCGGGGCAGGGGATGCACATGAAGGCAGGGTGGGATGTAGGGAAAGTGGATAACAGTGTATTCTGATATGCCATTTTGTCTGCCCTCAAAGAAAGAGATGATCCTTAACTCCGCCAGGGGCGGGGCGTACAGAAAGGGGATGCTAGGTATCTCATCTTCAAAGCTGGGGGACTCCAGGATGAAGCTTACAAATTCCAAGAGCTTCTGAAGCTCTTAGTGTGAGCTGGGCTTGTGTCAGGCCTCCTGGGAACAGTGTGCACACACTTACAGGGTCTCACCGATTtgtttttccatgtttttttaaattcacattaCATCCCAATTGAAGCCCCCCTCCCAGTCCCACAGTTGCAAATCCCCCCCCCAttacctcctttctttctctcaaagaAGGGGCAAGCCCCACTTGGGTACCACGccccctgggacatctagtcccaacAGGCTAattacatcctcttccactgaggcctaaccaggcagtccaggtagcgGAAGGGGGTCCAGtgtcaggcaacagagtcaaagaTAGCCtgtgctccaattgttaggggacctatataaagaccaagctgcacatctgctacagtTGGGGAGGGGcaaggtccagcccctgcatgctctttggttaggattcagtctctgtgagaccccatgggcccaggttagttaactctgtaggtcttcttgtggtgtctttgaccaCTTCGGCTTGCTCAGTTCTACCCCTCTCTTCCAcgagactccctgagctccaccttATGTTTGGCCgtgaatctctgcatctgtttccatcagctgctggatgaagcctctcgggagacagttatgctaggccccTGTCTGTAAACACAGAAGAGTATCGTTAATAGTATCcagagttggctctctcccatggcatgggtctcaagttgtggcagtcattggttggccattccctcagtctctgctcattCTTTATCCCCGTGCATCTTGTAagcaggacaaatttggggttgaaggttttgtgggtgggttgatgcccCCCTCCTTCCACTGGTAGTCCTGCCTGGCTAGTTCACTGATCTTTATTCTTACTCTGTGTGGGTTACTGCCTGGAATGGCTCACATCCCTTCCTGACAGCTTCTAGGCTCTCTCCTCTTCACACCAGAAAGGGAACATGCTGGACTGGATCAAAGATTGAAAATCTCACCTGGGGTGCGCTAGCACACATGCGtttgcttttaaccccagcagaAGCAGTGGTTAAAAGCCTGCTCAgtggttcgaggccagccagagccacacagtgagacAGCATCTTGAAAGAGAAAGGGTGTAGGGAACGATATTAGAGGTTTTAGTCTTTGGAAACTCTGCCTGCCTGTTCCCAATCCATCCAGAGTCAGGTAGGAGGCAGGGCCATTTATTCTTCTGTTTTAAGATGTGGAGACACCATTAGGTCCTCCTGAGGGTCCCCAGAGACCACAGGCATCCCCTTTACCTTGTGAGGGCCTCAAGCCTCTGTGCCCCCCCCAACCATCACCCCCGCTCCCGAGCACCCAATCCAATGCTGCATTTCTAACAGGTGACTCTTTCCTTGGTAGCAAGCATGCGCCCCTGACCCCAAAGGAAGAAGAGTATCTGCAAGCCCAAGTCAGAAGCAGGAGCAAGCTGGACGCCCCGAAAGTTGACCTCCTGGTGAAGAACTGCCTTCTCCCGCTGAGAGAGTACTTCAAGTATTTTTCTCAAAACTCACTTCCTCTTTAGAAATGAATCACCATAAGATGAAAGTCTTTCCTAGAACCAGGGCAGATTTCTTCCTAAGGTCTCTTCCCTCCACAGTTTTCTCTGGTTTGCTTTCAGGCCTTCGGGTTTCTCTCCTGTTTGATTGCCAGGATGCCTCTGTGCAGCTCACTTTGCGGGGTGGGAGGTGCCTACGGCTCTGCACAAGTTCCCGGTGGGATAACCTGCcatgtttctctgaaactgtgtgTACCTGTTGTGAAGTTTTTCAAATATATCATAGGATTGTTACTGGTAGTGTTCTGGTGTGGTGTGTGAGACTGAGACCTTTCTTCTGTATGTCACAGTGGTGACGTTGCCGTtagaccttgaattcctgctgcCCTGCCATGGGCATATAGCCTTCGTCACCTGCTATTCGCTTTGATGATTGAACCCTCCCTGTTGCTACACAAAACACCCCAAACCATTGCCAGAAGTGTATACCTAGGGAACAGAATGTGTGCCTGCTGGGTTGTCCTAACATAATGGGAGCTTGCAGAAGTGGGTTCCCAACAGCCCTTATCAGTTGATCTTCCATTGAAGCTAAATCCATTGGGAAGTGTGGACTGGTCAGTTTTGAACTATATAGTGAATCCTGATTAACCATAACCTCTCCACTCCCCAACAcatgtgcggacacacacacacacacacacacacacacacaaacacacacacacacccctcagatCTAGACCCCAGCCATTAAAGAGACTCAAGCTGCCTGGGTATCACAGCTGGGGCTCGGGATCCACTGGGGTCATGTTGGCTCTGGGCTCTGTGAAAGGAAGCTGGGCTAAGGTTAGACCCTGAAGTATGAGAGGTCAGAAGATAGAATATCTCAGTCTCAAGCAATCTGGGGCCAGTATAGTGGGCGGTTCAGTATACATATGTTCTCAAGCCTAATGATGCGAGTTTGATTCTTAGAACCCACTCCTGTGAGTCATCTGAGCTAAACATGTGTGGTGGCATGTGTGAGCACGATCTGGGAACCCGGCTTAGGCCAGGGTCTACCCACTCTGTTTACTTGATGAGGTAGCAGAAGCAGCAAGCGTGAGCTCATGACCACCACTGGCCAGATAGGTGGCAAGATCTGTGCATGGTTTGGCAGCTGCTCTCATCCCAGGCTATGACATGACATTATGCATTCCCATCCattaatgctctctctctctctctctctctctctctctctctctctccctccctccctctctctctctccctccctccctccctccctcccccctcccttccttctccaatttccctggctatcctggaactcactctgtagaccaggctggcctcaaactcagatctgcctgcctctgcttcccaagtgctgggattaaatatgaTGTCACTATTACCCagctattttttcccatttcttaaaacaaataaacaaaaaccatcaaGGTATGTGAAGGCCAAGCTGCCCTGCTAGAAGCATCCATTAGAAGTTTCCGGCTACACACTCCACATTTTGTTCCATCACGCTTGCAAGTCTGCAGGAACATAATTCCTACTGGTTCTCACATCTGACCATCGGCCATCCCACATCCTGCTTTCCAGGAACAGATGCCGTGGAGAGCAAAGCCAATGCTGTCCTCTGTCAAGTCTCCTGGCTCTTGGTTTGCCTTAAAATACTGCgcaagcagggcatggtggtgtatgcctgtgatcccagcactggggaggcagaggtgggaggattgATAACCAGAGGCCAGCCAGGAGTGAtcctgttagcattccttctaggctccaccccacagttacctggcaacaggaAGGCATGCCTgattcactataaaaggggctgcttgccccctcctctctcttacactctttgtcccttctttccccattcccctcccccatctctccacctGTTCCTGGCTGtccactcttccttctcttctcttctcttctcttctcttctcttctcttctcttctcttctcttctcttctcttctcttctctcctctcctctcctctcctctcctctcctctcctctcctctcctctcctctcctctcctctcctctcctctcctctcccctccccctccttttcctctctctctctctctctctctcttcctttctctgtctttactcccccaacttccctccccatgccctgaataaactctattccatactatatcCATTgcatggctggtacctcagggaaGGGGTGTCTCAGCATGGATgcacagaggcacccccttccaccTCAGCATACTGGgcctctaccaaacatatcctggttttttcttttctctttctttctttctttctttctttctttctttctttctttctttctttcttctttgagatttatttatttattttatgtatattagtacactgtagctatacagatggttgtgagccttcacgtggttgctggggaatttaggacctctgctcgctctctcagtccctgagagctctggcacaaggatttatttatttattattataaataagtacagatggttgtgaaccaccatgtggttgctgggatttgaactcaggaccttcggaagagcagtcagtgttcttaacctctgagccatctctccagccctctcttttgttctttttataaaacacaacagatcctgtctcaaaatcaaaccaaagcacAAGTCTGTATCTGTTGTGATCTGTGCAGTTCAGGGTGTGCATTAACTCATGAGGAATCTTAGTATCTTACAGCAATGTGATCTGTGCAGTTCAGGGTGTGCATTAACTCATGAGGAATCTTAGTATCTTACAGCAATGTGATCTGTGCAGTTCAGGGTGTGCATTAACTCATGAGGAACACTTAGTATCTTACAGCAATGTGATCTGTGCAGTTCAGGGTGTGCATTAACTCATGAGGAACACTTAGTATCTTACAGCAATGTGATCTGTGCAGTTCAGGGTGTGCATTAACTCATGAGGAATACTTAGTATCTTACAGCAATGTGATCTGTGCAGTTCAGGGTGTGCATTAACTCATGAGGAACACTTAGTATCTTACAGCAATGTGATCTGTGCAGTTCAGGGTGTGCATTAACTCATGAGGAACACTTAGTATCTTACAGCAATGTGATCTGTGCAGTTCAGGGTGTGCATTAACTCATGAGGAACACTTAGTATCTTACAGCAATGTGATCTGTGCAGTTCAGGGTGTGCATTAACTCATGAGGAATACTTAGTATCTTACAGCAATGTGATCTGTGCAGTTCAGGGTGTGCATTAACTCATGAGGAATCTTAGTATCTTACAGCAATGTGATCTGTGCAGTTCAGGGTGTGCATTAACTCATGAGGAATACTTAGTATCTTACAGCAATGTGATCTGTGCAGTTCAGGGTGTGCATTAACTCATGAGGAATCTTAGTATCTtacagcaatggttctcaacctctgaACCACTGCgatcttttaatacagttcctcaagttgtggtgactttcatccataaagttatttttgttactacttcatagctGAAGTTATGTTACTGTTATGTCTTGTGATATAAACATCTATGTTTTTTGATGGTCTTGGGTGACCCCTGTAAACAAATTATTCAATCCCAAAGGGGTTGCggcttacaggttgagaaccattctTCCATCAGTGTTGGGTAACTTACTTGGTGGTGCATAGTTTCCAAGAAGCAAAGGTGGGATTTGAGCCCAGCCATGTATTTGCCACGGTCTCCTGCAGGCTCCCAGGGGCTCCTTCCCTGCACCTGCCCAACTCTGCCTAGTGTCCATTTCTAGCCAAGATATAAATCACTTCCTTACTATGCTAAGGTCCCTTTGTTTAGCAGCATTTGGCTTTCTGGGATTCCAGATGTTGTGGGGAAGTGCAGGGCACTAATTTTTGCAGAGCTCCTGTCCCTGCCGCTTTGCCAGCCATAGCATAGTCCAGGTCAGCCATAAAAGCCCCTTCAACCTTTGCTCTCTACTGCCTGCCTGGAAGAACTGCTGAGTGAGGATCAGGACACAAGGCAAGGAGTGGCATAAGTGTCAGCCAATGGGGGCGCTGTTCTGGCCCCTGGGCATCAGTGATAGGCCCAGATGTTGATGCCAAGTCAGGCCTATCCAATCAGAGAAGCCTCGAGATTAGTGCTGGGGGTTGTACAGCTGGAGTGGAGTGGACCAGAGCTGGGGAGCCTGTGGCCAGGAGAGTTGGAACATAGGATGTGGTGGTACCCTATCGGCTCCATCTGCCAATTGATGCCAAGGTGACTCCCCAACACGGGCTTCTGCTGAGTCCTCAGTGCTGCCAACCTAGTGGGGGAGAAGAGCAAGTGAGGCCACCACTCCCGATGTGCGATGTACTTACCAAGACTCCGGGTTGACTCCTGGATTATGTCTGCCAGAGCCCAGGGGTCAAGTTCTGATAACTTCTGTTTTTTCCTAGCACACGAAGAAGGTAGCCCCCCTCCCTGCAGGAgggccaacccccacccccaccctcaggcTGCTTACCTCGGCCGCACTGGTCCCCACCTCTGCTTGTCTCTTCTGTTCTTTTGTGCTTGTCCTGGCCTGCTCCCTGATGTTGATAGCCAAGAGCCAGAGAtttttagtttctctctctctctctctctctctctctctctctctctctctctctctctcctctctctctctctcctctctctctctctctctccccctccctccctccctccctttctttttttttcaagacagggtttctctgtgtagccctggctgtcctggaactcactctgtagaccaggctggcctcgaactcagaaatccacctgcctctgcctcccaagtgttgggattaaaggcatgcgccaccactgctcggcttctttttcttttcttttcttttcttttcttttcttttcttttcttttcttttcttttcttttcttttccttttttcttttttcttttcttcttctcttctcttctcttctcttctcttctcttctcttctcttctttcctcctcctcctccccgcctcctcctccaccttctcttccttttctttttcgagacagggtttctctgtgtagccctgactgtcctagaactcactctgtagaccaggctagcctcagactcaagagatccacctgcctgcctctccctggcCTCCCGCATTCTCAATTCACTGGCaggtggggcggggagggggcgtGGGGGTTGAGGGAGAGCAGGGAATGGGGTGAGAAGAGAGTCCTGAGCTTAGACACAGGCTCAACGCTTATGAACCGTTAAGGCTCTCCCAGAGTGAGTGCCAGAGAGCACGAGGCTGGGAACAGGATTGCCAAGTCTGGCTGGCTTTGGAGGAGAAAATGGACACTTCATTCTGTGTTCCACAACTTTATCCCTCACCAAGCCTTCGAAGTTGGGTGATGGGAGATCTGGACAAGAGTGGAGCCCgtcttctcctccctttctccctcctgctggcccctctctcctcccactcgCCTGGCTTTCACTTTTTAATTCCTAGTCGTTAGGTTTTCTGATCATCTACGGTCTTTGGTCAGCCCCAGGTCCGGGCTTTGAACCTTGGTTCATCTTCTACAAGACAGGGCCCAACATCGGGCTCTAAAAGAGGGACGCAGGGACCAGGCCGGGAATGTTCTGGGCagcgttggggggggggggggtggggggtgcagcGGCTGAGTTTCCTGTCTTCCCACCCTCACCCTAAGCCTCAGTGCCCAGACTTTCGGCCGCACCGGAGCCGGCCCTCCTTTTGCCCTCGCCGGGATCCACAAACCACCCCACACCCTGGCACCTGTAACTCATGCCCAAGTCTCCGACCCTGCTCAGCAGCCGATTGGGTTACTTTCGGGAGCGGGAGAGCGGAGGCGGAGCTCCCCGCCTCCAACCCCCGCTCGGAGGTGGCCGGAGGGATGGGCCGAGGGCGGGATCCCGCCTGTGCCCAATTAGCCAGGCGCGCAGCGCTAGCGAGCGCAGTTACAGCGGGTCTCCTGCCGCCAAAGCCTCAAGAACCCCAGATTTCAGCGCCCCAAGCCTGGAAGCTCCCCAGTTCTTCGTGGCCCCCAACAGCTCCGGAACCCCAGCCGCTGCAACTCTCCGCGTCCGAAATCCAGCACCCCGCAGTCTGCGCTCGCACCATGCAGCTAAAGTGAGTCCGTTCGCTGTTGTGTCCcgtgagtggggtgggggagccggGGACCCACCCGAACTAGGACTGAGATTGCCCGACGCTAGCGCAGCGGCTCTGTACCGGCGCAGATGTGCCCAGTTCCGGACGGCTAGCGGCCACACCTGGACCTGCCGGCTTGGACGGCAGGGGGCGGCGCAGGGCTAACCCGCTGCACCCGCGGACCAGACCCCGGCGCGTGGGCGGCTGTAGGCGGAGGAAGGGCAAGAGCCGGTACTGAAGGTGAAAACTCATAGCAGCCATGGGCACTGGCTTAGCCGCCGCCGCCCTTCTCCCTGTTGATTTCCCAGAAGGGAGGATGTGTGTTACCTCAAAGGCCAGCTGATACCCAGTGCATGGGGACAGGACACCTCCTTGTACACTTGACTTCCCTCACAGATCCAGACTGGGCAGGGGAAGTGGGAGGTGTgtaggaggggtgtgtgtgtgtgtgtgagagagagacagtttTGCGCTCCGGCGTTTTGCAAATATTTCCCTCAGGCACTTGTACCGTAGACACTCCATCTCCACTGGCTACTTGCTGAGGTCCTCAGTCCACAAGTGTCCTAACCACAGAGTCTCCAGGGATAGAAAAGGGGAGACCTTGCAGGCTACCGAGTGCCTGCTGGCCAGTGGCTGGCTTGAGTTTGTGGTTTGCCCACTAATCATTCCtggggacacccccccccccccgtgtgtgcgtgtgtgtgtgtgtccatccatccctccctgtGGCTTCCCAAgggtttcttttgagacaatcttctgagaatttcagggCTGCTGTtgaaagagagggagaatttttggttggttggttggttggttggttggttggttggttggttggtgtttttttgagacagggtttctctgtgtagccctggctgtcctggaacttactctgtagaccaggctggcctcaaactcagaaatctgcctgcctctgcctcccaagtgctgggattaaaggcgtgcgccaccactgcctggctgagagTGAGGTTTTATAAAAGGTGTGTGGGCAACTGTGAAGTGTCTGTGACCTGCTGCAGGGTCTTAGCCCCTATAGAGAGTCTCCATAGAACAGACGGCCTTGGGAGACTAGGCAAACTCTGGCTAAAGTATCCAAGACTGCTTTAGAGTAGGGTGAAGTGCCCTTCTTCCCACcacccttctccccccccccccctcactcccaccaccaaccagacctctaaaagGAGGCAGCTAGGCTGAGATACATAGGACACCGTCTTTTGTGTATCACCAAGGGCCTGGAACATGGCATTCCACCAAGTTTGGTTTCAGACAGTCCTGGTTCTCACCTGTCTCCTTTGGGGCCATCAGGTGTCTCTATCTCCTTCAAATGCAGCTTGTAACCATTTCTCTACAGAAGGTTAGGTCACAGGGAGGGGGCACAGACCTCAAAGCAGGGACTCTCAGAGCCCTTTCTCCTCACACAAATCTTTCTGAGTTTGGGAGCTGTTAGACTCTGGGGATttgtgtttgggggaggggggagtatgGTCCTGGTTGGGCTCTCTGAAGTCTCAGTGGAAAACCAACCAGCTGTCCTCCAATGGAATTCACATTTCTCCTAGGTGTCCCTGTTTTGTGTCCTTGGGAACCAGGCAGCCTGTTTGGAAGAAGCTCCATGTTTCTAGCGGGTTCTTTTCTGGTCTTGGtctgttcttgctgctgttgAGCAGCCTCTGTGCTGGTAAGTTGGGATGCATGCTGTGTGGCGCATAGATGCAGAACATTAGGGAAGCCCTGGCCACTGCCCCTACAGCCTCCCCAGAGGCCCACTGGAGAAAGCTGGATCCCCATACCTAGGTTGATATGTAGGGTTGGCAATCAGAAAGGGAAGTGCTTTTCCAAACTTTATACTTCTCTTTACATTTCTTGCTTGGGGTCAATGGAATGCCCCTCTTGGTCTCTCTGCATGGTGAATCATAAAAGCCACCTTTGAGGAGAGCTAAGGGTGAGAGCCTGCCAAAGCCAGGGAGGGAACCAACCTTGGCACTAGGTGGAGGCTCGCACCTCACACCTGAGTTTGCTACAAGACACTAACGAGCCCTCCTAATGAACCTTAGTAATGAATTCCTTTCTTGCCTTGgtgggctgaggcaggattggTGTTTGAATCTTAAGTAAATACATTGTGTCACTTTGAAGCCTCTGCAGAGACTGAAGTCGGTGCAATGGTGGGCAGCAATGTGGTGCTCAGCTGCATTGACCCCCACAGACGCCATTTCAACTTGAGTGGTCTGTATGTCTATTGGCAAATCGAAAACCCAGAAGTTTCGGTGACTTACTACCTGCCTTACAAGTCTCCAGGGATCAATGTGGACAGTTCCTACAAGAACAGGGGCCATCTGTCCCTGGACTCCATGAAGCAGGGTAACTTCTCTCTGTACCTGAAGAATGTCACCCCTCAGGATACCCAGGAGTTCACATGCCGGGTATTTATGAATACAGCCACAGAGTTAGTCAAGATCTTGGAAGAGGTGGTCAGGCTGCGTGTGGCAGGTAAGACTCTCAAAGCAGAGATTAGCTTAGCCCAGTGTGATGCTcgtcctgaggaaatccaagatTCAGTGGTGGGCTTCTATGCATCTGTGGAGCTctgatcttcttcttcttcttcttcgatttattcattatatataagtacactgtggctgtcttcagacacaccagaagagggcatcagatctcatttcagatggttgtaagccaccatgtggttgctgggatttgaacttaggacctctggaagatcagtcagtgcctgactgagccatctctctagctctgagCTCTGATCTTAACAGAGTCCATAACTCAAGTCCATAACGTCCTGGTTTCAGAGAACCGCCCATTTAGCCATCTTTGTCTTCATTTGGCTAATTCAACTCAAAGTAGATACTGAGAACTGAGTTAATAGGGGAGTGTGGAGGTGGGGTGATGGCTCGTTAGGTAGAGTGCTTACCATATACACGTGAGGTCCTTAGTTTAATTCCACCACCCACCTAAAGTCAGGCATAGTAGCATGCATTTCTAgttctaacacttgggaggcagataggTGGACCCTTCGGGCTCACTGgttagccagcctagcctactgaGCTTTGGGCCAGTGAAAGATTCTGCCCTTCCCTCCCAAATAAGGTGGACAGCTCTTGAGGAACAACATTAGAGGTTGTACTCTTACACATGGGCACATGCGGCCCTCCCAGCCAGCACGTTTTCAAATGTGTGTACCTGAAAGGAGTAAAGGATgctggaaatctaaatgaagttgGACTTTAGGGGAAGGCTTTTAGTCCAACCAAGGATTTGGGGCTACTTAGTGGGGAGGCAGATGTGTGTCCAGTGAGGAAAACTAGCCCCACATGAGGGAGCAGGAGTTTGGTGTGGGGGCCGTCACTACCCATCAGGCTCagtgtccttctctccacccccactcctgttAGCTGCAATAATTACTTTTGCAGCTCCATGTCCAAGATACCTGCTACAGACAACAAAGGGACAGAGATGTGCCACAGTTGTTTCAGACCATCCTGGAGGGAGAGGTCAGGACAGCCCATTTGGTGGCAGGAGCACGCAGCAGAGTCTGCTCAGTGCACAGCAGACAAGGTTGCAGGGAAAAAGGGCAGCCTGGCTCTTAgctcttttttctcttcatttaaaacatttatgtgtatgggtgtttcgtctgcatgcctgtctgtatcctatgtgcatgcctggtggccACAGCGAGTCTAATCtcatgggactggagttacagatggtcgtgagcatccatgtgggtggtaggaaccaaacccaagacctctggaagaccagccagtgctctgaaccatcCCCTCTAACACCTCCTACCCCCCATTTTCTCTCCTTATCCATTCTCCCAGTACATGATGGAAGTTAACTCAGTTAATCCTCTAGACTTCCTCATAGAGAAGCATCTGGAACAGATGGGTTTCAGTCCAGTCAAATCAGCAGTGAAGATTTAGCCATCTATATCTGTGGGACATTCCACCCCACAGGCAGCATGAGCCTCTCTGGCTTTGTTTTGGTTAGACATCCCCACTGGTCAAGCCTCCCTCACCGCTGCCTCCTTTCCCTGCAGCAAACTTCAGTACACCTGTCATCAGCACCTCTGATAGCTCCAACCCGGGCCAGGAACGTACCTACACCTGCATGTCCAAGAATGGCTACCCAGAGCCCAACCTGTATTGGATCAACACAACGGACAATAGCCTAATAGACACGGCTCTGCAGAATAACACTGTCTACTTGAACAAGTTGGGCCTGTATGATGTAATCAGCACATTAAGGCTCCCTTGGACATCTCGTGGGGATGTTCTGTGCTGCGTAGAGAATGTGGCTCTCCACCAGAACATCACTAGCATTAGCCAGGCAGGTAAGGCCCAGGCTGGGGCGTAGGGACTTTGGGAGCATCCAGGTTGTAGGTTAGGTGAGGTCCAGAGTCATAAACAGACTCCTTACAGATGATCCCTATCAGAGAGAGGCAATGAGGGAGGCTCTCGGTGTCTGAAGGCAGGGACAGTGATTGCTGCTCTGGCCTGTCACAAGAACTTAATGCTCACTGTCCAGGCAAATGATGAGTGTGCCTGTCACCCGCAGCAGCCGATTCTTGAACTCTTTAGCCAGTGAGGACTGAGAAGCACCGGGCCCTGGGGCTCCTCAGCAGCCACAGACCTTGgtcaggatgggggagggagggaggcatgcAGGGACACTTCCCCACAttctcttcccaccccaccccagggaaTTCAGCTGGCCCTGGCTGCTAGCTATGGACCACAAAGACATGACTCTCCCCAGAGGCCTTAGCTGTCCCAGTCTAGTTAAGGGACCAAGCCAGTCACCAGATATTAGAAGAATGATTGTATTAATAAAAAGTGTCCCAAATAGGTGACCCGCAGAGGGAGAATGTTGGGGTGCAGTGGGGTGGTAAATAGCTGTCTTCTTTGGCATCGGTAATGATACTGGCATTCTCAGTGGGCACCAGTGTGTTGTACAAACATCAAAGAGTGTCACCTCCAGAAGAGCCTGTATTTCTTATATACCCCTCCCTTGTAAGCCTGGGGAGAGTGGCTCCAAGTCTCATAGTAGGACAAAGTTTGCCCAAAGAGCACCCATATACCAGCCTGATATTTTTACGACTCACACAGTGACAATCGGAAGCCTTTTGAAAGCTGCTGCCCCTTTCTTTCCATGGAAAAGACTTTCCGGTCAAGGTCCTTAAGTCTTGAgcattttccctttcccttttttggggggtggatgggggtgggttgggtagagacaggatttctctgtagaccaggctggcctctgcttccccagtgctgggattaaagaccctaggtcccatttcctttctttagacagggtctcatgtagcctaggctggcctcaaactcactgtctaaccaaggtgaccttgaactcctgaactcctgatcctctctctgcctccacttCTGGAGTGTTTGGCCCTGCTCAGTTTATGTGGTGCCTGTGAACCCGAGGTT encodes:
- the Icosl gene encoding ICOS ligand precursor — its product is MQLKCPCFVSLGTRQPVWKKLHVSSGFFSGLGLFLLLLSSLCAASAETEVGAMVGSNVVLSCIDPHRRHFNLSGLYVYWQIENPEVSVTYYLPYKSPGINVDSSYKNRGHLSLDSMKQGNFSLYLKNVTPQDTQEFTCRVFMNTATELVKILEEVVRLRVAANFSTPVISTSDSSNPGQERTYTCMSKNGYPEPNLYWINTTDNSLIDTALQNNTVYLNKLGLYDVISTLRLPWTSRGDVLCCVENVALHQNITSISQAESFTGNNTKNPQETHNNELKVLVPVLAVLAAAAFVSFIIYRRTRPHRSYTGPKTVQLELTDHA